From a region of the Methylomonas rapida genome:
- a CDS encoding DUF3482 domain-containing protein gives MSMQCPICRSHQVISLDRGKKIGGVIGTVGGAASGVAGAMTGAATGAEVGLTVGLIAGPVGSTMGSVAGAIFGALIGAATGGVTGAKLGEVIDQRVLDNYVCQDCGLSFSHYARLDQTI, from the coding sequence ATTTGTCGTTCCCATCAGGTCATCAGCTTGGATCGAGGCAAAAAAATCGGTGGCGTGATCGGTACGGTGGGCGGTGCCGCGAGCGGTGTGGCTGGTGCCATGACCGGTGCGGCTACCGGCGCGGAAGTCGGTTTAACCGTCGGTCTGATAGCCGGGCCAGTTGGTAGCACCATGGGCAGTGTTGCAGGGGCGATTTTCGGTGCACTGATTGGTGCGGCCACGGGTGGCGTCACTGGGGCCAAGCTGGGCGAAGTCATCGATCAGCGTGTGCTGGATAACTACGTCTGCCAAGACTGCGGCTTGTCTTTTAGCCACTATGCCAGACTAGATCAGACTATTTAG